The Salinibacterium sp. M195 genome includes a window with the following:
- the fusA gene encoding elongation factor G, which translates to MAQDVLTDLTKVRNIGIMAHIDAGKTTTTERILYYTGVNHKIGETHDGASTTDWMEQEQERGITITSAAVTCFWNKNQINIIDTPGHVDFTVEVERSLRVLDGAVAVFDGKEGVEPQSETVWRQADKYDVPRICFVNKMDKMGADFYYTVDTIVKRLGARPLVLQLPIGLESAFEGVVDLVEMRALTWRGDSKGDVEMGSKYAIEEIPEDLKEKAAEYRTALLEVVAETDDAIMERYFAGEEISVAEIKAAIRKLTVNSEIYPVLCGSAFKNRGVQPMLDAVIDYLPSPLDVPPMEASDPRDEEKIIIRKPDASEPFAALAFKVAVHPFFGRLTYIRVYSGRLDSGGAVANSTKGKKERIGKIFQMAANKEIPVESVTAGHIYAVIGLKDTTTGDTLCDLNNQVVLESMTFPEPVIEVAIEPKTKADQEKLGLAIQKLAEEDPTFRTEQNQETGQTVIKGMGELHLDILVDRMKREFNVEANVGKPQVAYRETLRRVVEKHDYTHKKQTGGSGQFAKVQISLEPMEVVGDKVYEFVNKVTGGRIPREYIGSIDQGFQASMNVGILAGFPMVGVRGIILDGAAHDVDSSEMAFKIAGTMAFKEAARKADPVLLEPLMAVEVRTPEEYMGDVIGDLNSRRGQIQSMEDATGVKVVRAHVPLSEMFGYVGDLRSKTSGRAVYSMTFDSYSEVPRAVADEIVAKNKGE; encoded by the coding sequence GTGGCACAGGACGTGCTCACCGACCTGACTAAGGTCCGCAACATTGGCATCATGGCTCACATCGATGCTGGCAAGACCACAACGACTGAGCGCATCCTTTACTACACGGGTGTAAACCACAAAATTGGTGAAACTCACGACGGTGCGTCGACTACTGACTGGATGGAGCAGGAGCAAGAGCGTGGCATCACGATCACGTCTGCTGCTGTGACCTGTTTCTGGAACAAAAACCAGATCAACATCATCGACACCCCCGGCCACGTTGACTTCACTGTTGAGGTGGAGCGTTCGCTCCGCGTTCTCGACGGTGCTGTTGCCGTGTTCGACGGTAAAGAGGGTGTGGAACCGCAGTCAGAGACTGTATGGCGCCAGGCCGACAAGTACGACGTTCCCCGCATCTGCTTCGTCAACAAGATGGACAAGATGGGCGCGGACTTCTACTACACGGTAGACACCATCGTGAAGCGCCTCGGCGCTCGCCCACTCGTTCTTCAGCTCCCGATCGGACTCGAGTCCGCATTCGAGGGTGTTGTCGACTTGGTAGAAATGCGTGCACTCACGTGGCGTGGAGACTCCAAGGGTGACGTTGAGATGGGCTCAAAGTACGCCATCGAAGAGATCCCCGAAGACCTCAAGGAGAAGGCTGCGGAATACCGCACCGCTCTGCTCGAGGTAGTCGCGGAAACCGACGACGCCATCATGGAGCGCTACTTCGCCGGCGAAGAGATCAGCGTTGCTGAGATCAAGGCTGCCATTCGTAAGCTCACCGTAAACAGCGAAATCTACCCCGTTCTCTGCGGTTCTGCATTCAAGAACCGTGGCGTTCAGCCGATGCTTGACGCTGTTATCGATTACCTCCCGTCGCCGCTTGACGTGCCTCCCATGGAAGCAAGTGACCCGCGCGATGAAGAGAAGATCATCATCCGTAAGCCTGACGCGTCAGAGCCGTTCGCTGCTCTCGCGTTCAAGGTTGCGGTTCACCCCTTCTTTGGTCGTCTTACGTACATTCGCGTGTACTCGGGTCGCCTTGATTCGGGCGGGGCAGTAGCTAACTCGACCAAGGGCAAGAAGGAGCGCATCGGGAAGATCTTCCAGATGGCTGCTAACAAGGAAATTCCTGTCGAGAGCGTTACCGCCGGTCACATCTACGCGGTAATCGGTCTCAAGGACACTACGACGGGTGACACTCTGTGTGACCTGAACAACCAGGTTGTTCTTGAGTCGATGACGTTCCCTGAGCCCGTTATTGAGGTAGCGATCGAGCCGAAGACGAAGGCTGACCAAGAAAAACTTGGTCTCGCCATTCAGAAGCTCGCTGAAGAAGACCCCACGTTCCGTACCGAACAGAACCAGGAAACTGGCCAGACGGTAATCAAGGGAATGGGTGAACTTCACCTCGACATCCTCGTGGACCGCATGAAGCGCGAATTCAACGTTGAAGCCAACGTTGGTAAGCCGCAGGTTGCGTACCGCGAAACCCTTCGTCGCGTTGTGGAGAAGCACGACTACACCCACAAGAAGCAGACGGGTGGATCGGGTCAGTTCGCTAAGGTCCAGATCTCGCTTGAGCCCATGGAAGTTGTCGGAGACAAGGTTTACGAATTCGTGAACAAGGTCACCGGTGGCCGTATTCCTCGTGAATACATTGGCTCAATCGACCAGGGCTTCCAGGCATCAATGAACGTCGGAATCCTCGCTGGATTCCCGATGGTCGGCGTGCGTGGAATCATCCTCGATGGTGCTGCTCACGATGTTGACTCGTCAGAAATGGCGTTCAAGATTGCTGGCACGATGGCATTCAAAGAGGCGGCGCGCAAGGCTGACCCAGTTCTCCTCGAGCCGCTCATGGCGGTCGAGGTTCGTACTCCAGAGGAGTACATGGGAGACGTCATCGGTGACCTTAACAGTCGCCGCGGACAGATCCAGTCCATGGAGGACGCGACCGGCGTAAAGGTCGTTCGTGCCCACGTACCACTGTCGGAAATGTTCGGCTATGTCGGTGACTTGAGGTCCAAGACCTCCGGTCGTGCGGTGTACTCGATGACGTTCGACAGTTACTCTGAGGTTCCCCGCGCGGTAGCTGACGAGATTGTTGCAAAGAACAAGGGCGAGTAA
- the tuf gene encoding elongation factor Tu has protein sequence MAKAKFERTKPHVNIGTIGHVDHGKTTLTAAISKVLADKFPSATNVQRDFATIDSAPEERQRGITINISHVEYETPKRHYAHVDAPGHADYIKNMITGAAQMDGAILVVAATDGPMAQTREHVLLAKQVGVPYLMVALNKSDMVDDEEILELVELEVRELLSSQGFDGDNVPVVQVSGLKALEGDEKWVQSILDLMDAVDENVPDPIRDKDKPFLMPVEDVFTITGRGTVVTGRAERGTLAINSDVEIVGIRPTQKTTVTGIEMFHKQLDEAWAGENCGLLLRGTKREDVERGQVVVKPGSVTPHTNFEGTAYILSKDEGGRHNPFYANYRPQFYFRTTDVTGVITLPEGTEMVMPGDTTDMTVELIQPIAMEEGLGFAIREGGRTVGAGKVTKVLA, from the coding sequence GTGGCTAAGGCCAAGTTCGAGCGGACCAAGCCGCACGTAAACATCGGAACCATCGGTCACGTTGACCACGGAAAGACCACACTCACCGCAGCCATCTCGAAGGTACTTGCAGACAAGTTCCCTTCGGCGACTAACGTGCAGCGTGACTTTGCGACAATTGACTCTGCTCCGGAAGAACGCCAGCGCGGAATTACGATTAACATCTCGCACGTTGAGTACGAGACCCCGAAGCGCCACTACGCACACGTAGACGCCCCGGGCCACGCTGACTACATCAAGAACATGATCACCGGTGCGGCTCAGATGGACGGTGCAATCCTCGTGGTTGCAGCGACCGACGGCCCCATGGCTCAGACGCGCGAGCACGTGCTTCTGGCCAAGCAGGTCGGCGTGCCGTACCTGATGGTTGCACTCAACAAGTCCGACATGGTTGATGACGAAGAGATCCTTGAGCTCGTTGAGCTCGAGGTTCGCGAACTCCTCTCCAGCCAGGGCTTCGATGGCGACAACGTTCCTGTTGTTCAGGTATCGGGACTCAAGGCTCTTGAAGGCGACGAGAAGTGGGTTCAGTCGATTCTGGATCTCATGGATGCTGTTGACGAGAACGTTCCTGACCCCATCCGCGACAAGGACAAGCCGTTCTTGATGCCGGTTGAAGACGTCTTCACGATCACTGGTCGTGGAACCGTTGTTACGGGCCGCGCCGAGCGTGGAACTCTCGCCATCAACTCTGACGTTGAGATTGTTGGAATTCGTCCGACCCAGAAGACCACGGTCACTGGTATCGAGATGTTCCACAAGCAGCTCGACGAAGCATGGGCCGGCGAGAACTGTGGTCTGCTTCTTCGTGGAACCAAGCGTGAAGATGTTGAGCGTGGACAGGTTGTTGTTAAGCCTGGTTCCGTTACTCCTCACACGAACTTCGAGGGAACCGCATACATCCTGTCAAAGGATGAGGGTGGGCGTCACAACCCGTTCTACGCGAACTACCGCCCGCAGTTCTACTTCCGCACCACCGACGTCACCGGCGTCATCACGTTGCCTGAGGGCACCGAGATGGTAATGCCCGGCGACACCACTGACATGACCGTTGAGCTTATTCAGCCCATCGCCATGGAAGAGGGCCTCGGCTTCGCCATCCGTGAGGGTGGACGTACCGTAGGTGCCGGTAAGGTAACCAAGGTTCTGGCGTAA
- a CDS encoding IclR family transcriptional regulator, translating into MPGIPAARNTMAALKHLASRPGPVRASSLARELGLPRSSVYQLLAVMIDEGFVVHYPEDRTYGLSALVSEIGSSALRSERLSRLATTLMHSLANEAPIPVVAHLAVLSGAEVSYAARVQGIRAPTTVSAVGVRLPAHLTATGRAMLAQLTPLQVRSIYPSRSALTRRQSAGPQTLAELTQLLATTRERGWASEIGDVTADYASVGAASFDRNGYPSAAIGLTFRTDAVGEHWSELGAATVAAARALTIRLTGRSS; encoded by the coding sequence GTGCCAGGGATCCCCGCGGCCCGCAACACAATGGCGGCACTGAAGCACCTCGCCTCCCGACCGGGACCCGTGCGGGCGTCGAGCCTCGCACGCGAACTCGGACTGCCCCGATCATCCGTCTACCAATTGTTGGCGGTCATGATCGACGAAGGCTTTGTGGTGCACTATCCCGAGGATCGAACCTACGGTCTCAGTGCCTTGGTGTCAGAGATTGGCTCATCAGCGTTGCGCAGCGAACGGCTGTCACGCCTCGCGACGACTCTCATGCACAGCCTCGCCAACGAAGCGCCCATCCCAGTCGTGGCGCACCTCGCCGTGCTCAGCGGCGCCGAGGTCAGCTACGCGGCGCGAGTACAAGGCATCCGCGCCCCGACGACCGTCTCAGCGGTGGGCGTTCGACTGCCGGCACACCTCACCGCGACCGGACGCGCAATGCTTGCCCAGCTCACCCCGCTTCAAGTGCGCTCCATCTATCCCTCGCGCAGTGCTCTCACTCGTCGCCAGTCCGCTGGACCTCAGACGCTCGCCGAACTCACTCAACTGCTCGCGACCACGCGCGAGCGCGGCTGGGCCAGTGAGATCGGTGACGTCACCGCAGACTACGCCTCGGTGGGCGCGGCATCCTTTGATCGCAACGGCTACCCCTCGGCCGCCATCGGGCTGACCTTCAGAACGGATGCCGTCGGCGAGCACTGGAGCGAGCTCGGCGCAGCAACCGTGGCTGCTGCCCGCGCCCTCACCATCCGATTGACCGGGCGCAGTTCGTAG
- the hutH gene encoding histidine ammonia-lyase, giving the protein MNIAPDLSVTIGVGPLSIADVVAVARDRASVALDPAAYTAISASRAVIDALADDVRPHYGVSTGFGALATKHIAPEQRVQLQRSLVRSHAASSGAEIDAEVVRATMLLRLSTMATGRTGVRPIVAETYAALLNAGITPVVGEYGSLGCSGDLAPLAHCALATMGEGDVRVAGELLPASAALRAAGIEPLVLHEKEGLALINGTDGMLGMLSLAITDLQALLTTADIAAALSVEGLAGTDRVFAEDLQQLRPHPGQAHSAANMRAVLAGSGAIAAHASNGFTRVQDAYSLRCAPQVHGAARDTVEHTTIVANRELASAIDNPVVTLDGRLESNGNFHGAPVGYALDFLAIVSADVASMSERRTDRFLDSNRNGGLNAFLAGDPGVDSGHMIAQYTQAGIVSELKRLAAPASVDSIPTSAMQEDHVSMGWSAGLKLRRSIDGLSRVLAIELLTAARGIEMRGESPSPVSAAVIDVIRVRVPGAGPDRYLAPDIAASVELVQTGALLAAARTVATLF; this is encoded by the coding sequence ATGAATATTGCCCCAGACCTGAGCGTCACCATTGGCGTAGGACCCTTGAGCATTGCCGACGTCGTCGCGGTTGCGCGGGATCGCGCGTCAGTCGCTCTCGACCCCGCGGCCTACACCGCAATCTCGGCATCCCGTGCTGTTATTGACGCTCTCGCGGATGATGTGCGGCCGCACTACGGCGTCTCTACTGGATTCGGTGCACTCGCCACGAAACACATCGCTCCTGAGCAGCGAGTGCAACTTCAGCGTTCACTCGTGCGCAGCCATGCCGCAAGCTCGGGCGCCGAAATCGACGCTGAGGTGGTTCGTGCCACCATGCTGCTGCGACTCTCCACAATGGCGACTGGCCGCACCGGAGTTCGCCCGATTGTTGCTGAAACGTACGCCGCACTGCTCAACGCGGGCATCACTCCGGTCGTCGGAGAGTACGGCAGCCTCGGTTGTTCAGGCGATCTCGCACCGCTCGCCCATTGCGCGTTAGCGACCATGGGGGAAGGCGACGTGCGCGTTGCAGGGGAACTGCTTCCGGCATCCGCAGCGCTCCGCGCGGCCGGAATTGAACCGCTCGTCTTGCATGAGAAAGAAGGGCTGGCGCTCATCAACGGTACCGATGGGATGCTGGGGATGCTTTCGCTTGCGATCACTGATCTTCAGGCGCTGCTCACGACAGCAGACATCGCGGCAGCACTCAGCGTAGAAGGCCTTGCCGGCACTGACCGAGTCTTCGCCGAAGACCTGCAGCAACTTCGGCCGCACCCTGGACAAGCCCACTCCGCCGCAAACATGCGCGCCGTCCTGGCAGGTTCTGGCGCCATCGCGGCGCACGCCAGCAACGGCTTTACCCGGGTGCAAGACGCGTACTCGCTGCGTTGTGCGCCGCAAGTGCACGGAGCTGCCCGAGACACTGTCGAGCACACGACCATCGTCGCTAACCGAGAGCTCGCGAGCGCTATCGACAATCCTGTCGTCACGCTCGATGGCCGGCTCGAATCGAACGGCAATTTTCACGGTGCCCCCGTCGGCTACGCGCTCGACTTTCTTGCCATTGTGAGCGCCGATGTTGCCAGCATGAGTGAACGTCGCACCGACCGTTTTCTTGACAGCAACCGAAACGGTGGGCTCAATGCGTTCCTTGCGGGAGATCCAGGAGTGGACTCCGGCCACATGATTGCGCAGTACACGCAAGCAGGAATTGTGAGCGAGCTGAAGCGGCTGGCGGCCCCGGCATCCGTCGATTCGATTCCGACCAGCGCCATGCAAGAAGATCACGTATCGATGGGGTGGAGTGCCGGCCTCAAGCTGCGTCGCAGCATCGACGGGCTCTCACGGGTGTTGGCGATTGAACTGTTGACCGCGGCTCGAGGTATCGAAATGCGGGGAGAGTCACCGTCACCAGTCTCCGCCGCCGTCATCGACGTCATCCGCGTTCGAGTACCGGGTGCGGGCCCTGACCGCTATCTAGCCCCAGACATCGCCGCAAGCGTCGAACTTGTGCAGACGGGCGCGCTATTAGCGGCTGCGCGAACCGTTGCCACACTCTTTTAG
- the hutU gene encoding urocanate hydratase, with amino-acid sequence MITAHRGSTLNTLGWQQEGALRMLQNNLDPEVAEHPEDLVVYGGTGKAARDWPSYHAIVRSLTTLKGDETLLVQSGKPVGVMQTHEWAPRVLLANSNLVGDWANWDEFRRLEQLGLTMYGQMTAGSWIYIGTQGILQGTYETFAAVAAKRFGGTLAGTITLTAGLGGMGGAQPLAVTMNDGVAICIDVDQSRITRRIDHGYLDVEAKNLGHAVELAVAARDAKKPLSIGVLANAAAAIPELLAMGAPIDIVTDQTSAHDPLAYLPLGVAFDEWESARRDPGFAQRSRESMAIHVEGMVGFQRQGAEVFDYGNNLRTEALAAGYADAFSFPGFVPAYIRPLFAEGKGPFRWAALSGEASDIHKTDAAILKLFPENESLARWIKLAGERVHFQGLPARICWLGYGERDKAGLLFNEMVASGELAAPLAIGRDHLDSGSVASPYRETEAMKDGSDAIADWPLLNALVNTSSGATWVSIHHGGGVGIGRSIHAGQVTVADGTDLAAQKLERVLTNDPGMGVIRHVDAGYDEAIAVADNLGVRIPMTEGDNAEL; translated from the coding sequence ATGATTACCGCACACCGGGGAAGCACTCTCAACACTCTGGGCTGGCAGCAAGAGGGCGCATTGCGCATGCTGCAAAACAACCTTGACCCTGAGGTTGCGGAGCACCCAGAAGATCTCGTTGTTTATGGTGGCACGGGCAAAGCCGCCCGCGACTGGCCGAGCTATCACGCGATCGTGCGCTCGCTGACAACGCTCAAGGGCGATGAGACCCTGCTTGTTCAGTCGGGCAAGCCGGTCGGTGTCATGCAGACCCACGAGTGGGCGCCTCGCGTGTTGCTCGCTAACTCGAACCTGGTTGGCGATTGGGCGAACTGGGATGAGTTCCGTCGCCTGGAGCAGCTCGGCCTCACTATGTACGGCCAAATGACGGCCGGATCATGGATCTACATTGGAACCCAAGGCATTCTGCAGGGCACCTATGAAACTTTTGCTGCCGTCGCGGCAAAGCGCTTTGGCGGAACCTTAGCCGGCACGATAACGCTCACGGCCGGCCTCGGAGGCATGGGTGGCGCACAGCCGCTCGCGGTAACCATGAACGACGGTGTTGCGATCTGCATTGATGTTGATCAGTCACGCATCACGCGCCGCATCGACCACGGCTACTTGGATGTCGAGGCGAAGAATCTTGGGCACGCTGTTGAACTCGCCGTGGCTGCCCGTGACGCGAAGAAGCCACTGTCGATCGGCGTGCTGGCTAATGCTGCCGCGGCGATCCCCGAGCTGCTGGCGATGGGGGCGCCCATCGATATCGTTACCGACCAGACGAGTGCCCATGACCCGCTTGCCTACCTTCCTCTTGGCGTTGCATTTGACGAGTGGGAGAGTGCTCGCCGCGATCCAGGTTTCGCTCAGCGCTCACGAGAGTCGATGGCCATCCACGTTGAGGGCATGGTGGGTTTCCAACGGCAGGGTGCTGAAGTTTTTGATTACGGCAACAACTTGCGCACCGAGGCGCTCGCGGCAGGTTACGCGGACGCGTTTTCATTTCCGGGGTTCGTGCCCGCGTACATCCGCCCCCTGTTTGCCGAGGGCAAAGGGCCATTCCGGTGGGCTGCTCTCAGCGGCGAGGCGAGCGACATCCATAAGACTGACGCTGCAATTCTGAAGCTCTTTCCCGAGAATGAGTCGCTCGCCCGGTGGATCAAACTCGCTGGCGAACGAGTGCACTTTCAGGGCCTTCCGGCACGCATCTGCTGGCTTGGCTACGGCGAGCGCGACAAGGCTGGCTTGCTCTTCAATGAAATGGTTGCCTCGGGGGAGCTGGCTGCGCCGTTGGCGATCGGCCGCGATCACCTCGACAGTGGTTCGGTGGCGTCGCCATACCGTGAGACTGAGGCGATGAAAGATGGCTCGGATGCTATCGCCGACTGGCCACTGCTGAATGCTCTGGTCAACACGTCCTCTGGGGCGACCTGGGTGTCGATCCATCACGGTGGGGGAGTGGGTATTGGGCGTTCGATTCACGCCGGACAGGTCACTGTTGCCGATGGAACTGACCTCGCGGCGCAGAAACTTGAACGGGTTCTCACTAACGATCCGGGCATGGGAGTGATCCGTCATGTCGATGCTGGCTACGATGAGGCCATCGCGGTCGCCGACAACTTGGGCGTGCGCATTCCGATGACGGAAGGTGACAATGCTGAACTCTGA
- a CDS encoding arginase family protein, protein MLNSDPLWPRAGDWPAPTGEEWADVALIGMPTSRTSLSPTQAHTTPNAVRAALRRYARVSELRIVDAGDVREPDLHEPAAIDAVAALRAELVVALGGDNAATVPTALGRWGGAVETAGLITLDAHYDLRDGITNGSPVRRLLEAGLEGCRVVQIGIEPFANSLAYAERARDAGITVITRDELRSRSMEDVMSQALEIAGAGGGPIHVDLDVDVCDRSVTPACPASVPGGISAIELRTAARVAASHPAVTSIDLVEVDAAADSADDRTVRLVALCVLEAISGVALR, encoded by the coding sequence ATGCTGAACTCTGACCCGCTGTGGCCTCGTGCCGGAGACTGGCCAGCGCCGACTGGTGAGGAGTGGGCGGATGTCGCGCTCATCGGCATGCCGACATCGCGCACCTCGCTTTCTCCAACACAGGCACACACGACGCCGAATGCGGTTCGTGCGGCGCTCCGGCGATATGCCCGGGTCAGTGAGCTGCGCATTGTGGATGCTGGTGACGTGCGTGAGCCCGATCTGCATGAGCCGGCCGCGATCGACGCCGTTGCAGCGTTGCGGGCCGAACTCGTTGTGGCATTGGGTGGCGATAACGCGGCGACTGTACCGACGGCTCTTGGTCGCTGGGGTGGCGCGGTGGAAACGGCCGGACTAATCACGCTCGATGCTCACTATGATTTGCGGGACGGGATCACGAATGGTTCCCCCGTGCGCCGCCTTCTCGAAGCTGGGCTTGAGGGGTGTCGCGTGGTGCAGATTGGTATTGAACCGTTTGCGAACTCCCTGGCCTACGCTGAGCGAGCTCGAGACGCCGGCATTACGGTAATCACGCGCGATGAGCTGCGTTCGCGTTCAATGGAGGACGTGATGTCGCAAGCGCTGGAGATTGCCGGAGCGGGAGGTGGCCCTATCCACGTCGATCTCGATGTGGATGTCTGCGACCGCTCAGTTACCCCCGCGTGCCCAGCGTCGGTGCCGGGGGGAATCTCCGCGATTGAACTTCGCACTGCGGCACGAGTCGCTGCATCGCATCCTGCTGTGACCTCGATCGACTTGGTCGAGGTGGATGCCGCCGCGGATTCCGCAGACGATCGAACGGTCCGTCTGGTTGCGCTCTGTGTTCTCGAGGCGATCTCGGGGGTCGCGCTGCGATGA
- the hutI gene encoding imidazolonepropionase, with product MTAIASAAAAGIPAASTVIDNIGLLLTHDGERPELVDAAIVFDGGRVVWWGESADAPNADIRVDAAGRCVLPGFVDSHSHLLFAGDRSEEFEARMVGQRYAAGGIRRTVALSREASDEELLANAAALVGEMRRQGTTTVEIKSGYGLSVHDEARMLRLASTLTTETTFLGAHVVPTEFADDRDAYLRLVVGEMLEACAPYSRWIDVFCDSGAFTEDETRAIIAAGVARGLGARIHGAQLGESGAVQLAVELGAASVDHCTYLTAADVEALAGSDTVAGLLPGVEFSTKHPFVDARRLLDAGVAVALASDCNPGSSFTSSIPFCIALAVREMGMTSLEAVTAATLGGARSLRLDDVGHLRVGARANAQILDAPHYRHLAYRPGVPLAESVFVDGALDVVKHPR from the coding sequence ATGACTGCGATAGCGAGCGCGGCGGCGGCGGGTATTCCGGCCGCGAGCACAGTGATTGACAATATTGGTCTCTTGTTGACTCACGACGGCGAGCGTCCGGAGTTGGTCGACGCCGCGATTGTCTTTGATGGTGGTCGGGTCGTGTGGTGGGGCGAGTCAGCGGATGCACCAAATGCCGACATCCGCGTTGATGCGGCTGGCCGTTGCGTCCTCCCTGGCTTCGTTGACAGTCACAGTCATCTTTTGTTTGCTGGCGATCGTTCTGAAGAGTTTGAAGCCCGCATGGTGGGGCAGCGCTATGCGGCTGGGGGTATCCGCCGCACTGTGGCGTTGTCACGCGAGGCTAGCGATGAGGAGCTTCTCGCGAATGCGGCTGCTTTGGTCGGTGAGATGCGTCGGCAGGGCACGACCACGGTGGAGATCAAGAGTGGGTATGGGCTGAGCGTGCACGATGAGGCCCGGATGTTGCGCCTTGCATCGACTCTCACCACCGAAACTACTTTCTTGGGTGCGCACGTAGTGCCTACCGAGTTCGCTGATGACCGGGACGCTTATCTGCGTCTTGTTGTGGGGGAGATGCTTGAGGCCTGTGCCCCGTACTCGCGGTGGATCGATGTCTTCTGCGACAGCGGGGCCTTCACCGAAGACGAGACGCGCGCGATCATTGCCGCAGGTGTTGCTCGGGGGCTCGGGGCGCGCATTCATGGTGCACAGCTGGGGGAGTCTGGGGCCGTGCAACTCGCTGTCGAACTTGGCGCTGCCAGTGTCGATCACTGCACGTATCTCACCGCTGCCGATGTCGAGGCGCTTGCGGGCAGCGACACTGTGGCCGGTCTGCTCCCCGGGGTCGAGTTTTCGACGAAACATCCGTTCGTGGATGCGCGGCGCTTGCTCGATGCCGGTGTCGCAGTTGCGCTCGCTAGCGATTGCAATCCGGGCTCAAGTTTCACGTCATCCATTCCGTTCTGCATCGCTCTTGCGGTGCGAGAGATGGGCATGACTTCGCTCGAGGCAGTGACGGCGGCAACGCTGGGCGGAGCCCGATCTTTGCGTCTCGATGACGTGGGCCATTTGCGGGTTGGCGCCCGCGCAAACGCTCAGATTCTGGATGCTCCCCACTACCGCCATTTGGCGTACCGGCCCGGGGTTCCCTTGGCCGAAAGCGTCTTTGTGGATGGCGCTCTCGATGTCGTGAAGCACCCTCGCTAA
- the rpsJ gene encoding 30S ribosomal protein S10, translated as MAGQKIRIRLKSYDHEVIDSSARKIVDTVTRAGATVVGPVPLPTEKNVIAVIRSPHKYKDSREHFEKRTHKRLIDIIDPTPKAVDSLMRLDLPADVNIEIKL; from the coding sequence ATGGCGGGACAAAAAATCCGCATTCGACTTAAGTCGTACGACCACGAGGTCATCGACTCGTCGGCACGCAAAATTGTTGACACGGTTACCCGCGCGGGTGCCACGGTAGTAGGCCCAGTGCCGCTGCCCACCGAGAAGAACGTGATTGCGGTTATCCGCTCTCCCCACAAGTACAAGGACAGCCGCGAGCACTTCGAGAAGCGCACCCACAAGCGGCTCATCGACATCATCGACCCGACGCCCAAGGCTGTGGATTCGCTCATGCGTCTCGATCTGCCGGCCGACGTCAACATCGAGATCAAGCTTTAG
- the rplC gene encoding 50S ribosomal protein L3 — translation MSTTKTTKGLLGKKLGMTQVWDENNKLVPVTVVEITPNVVTQLRSPEVDGYSAVQIAYGQIDPRKVNKPLTGHFDKAGVTPRRHITEIRTPDAAEYTVGQELAVDIFTPGSKVDVVGTSKGKGFAGVMKRHNFKGVSASHGSHRNHRKPGSIGASSTPSRVFKGMRMAGRMGGDRVTVMNLAVHAIDLEKGLVLIKGAVPGARGRIVFVRNAVKGA, via the coding sequence ATGTCTACAACTAAGACGACTAAGGGTCTGCTGGGCAAAAAGCTCGGCATGACTCAGGTATGGGACGAGAACAACAAGCTCGTTCCCGTGACCGTTGTCGAAATCACCCCGAACGTTGTTACGCAATTGCGTAGCCCCGAGGTTGATGGATACAGCGCAGTCCAGATCGCGTACGGCCAGATTGACCCTCGTAAGGTCAACAAGCCGCTCACAGGTCACTTCGACAAGGCTGGCGTTACGCCTCGCCGTCACATCACCGAGATTCGCACCCCTGACGCCGCGGAGTACACCGTTGGCCAGGAGCTCGCGGTCGACATCTTCACCCCAGGCTCGAAGGTCGACGTTGTCGGCACGAGCAAGGGTAAAGGTTTCGCTGGTGTTATGAAGCGACACAACTTCAAGGGTGTTTCGGCGAGCCACGGTTCGCACCGAAACCACCGTAAGCCTGGTTCCATTGGTGCCTCGTCGACCCCCAGCCGTGTCTTCAAGGGCATGCGCATGGCCGGTCGTATGGGTGGTGACCGTGTAACGGTCATGAACCTCGCCGTCCACGCGATCGACCTCGAGAAGGGACTCGTGCTCATCAAGGGCGCCGTTCCCGGAGCTCGTGGCCGTATCGTCTTCGTCCGCAACGCAGTCAAGGGGGCGTAG